A window of Ruania suaedae contains these coding sequences:
- a CDS encoding CNNM domain-containing protein, protein MTENPVFVTVATIAIIALSALFVIVEFSLLGARRHRLEESAATSRSARAALRSVNELTMMLAGAQLGITACTFALGAISKPAVHYWLLPLFEASGMPLWTADAIAFVLSLLVVTFLHLVVGEMAPKSWAIAHPERSASIIAIPARAFIWVFRPLLVWINGIANKLVAATGVEPVEQAAVGGQDAATIRHLVEHSAAVGSLEPSFRSQIARAIDLESLEVIALIKPGAIPTAVPPEATVGDVREASVRTGHLRILVYTEHAGTPRVVHVRDTLMESQDRPAAELAREPLTLATTTPVHEALARMRSTSEQLAVVMDGDRFAGVVTITDILRRVLPGGAEPTSTPAPAPA, encoded by the coding sequence ATGACCGAGAACCCCGTATTCGTCACCGTGGCGACGATCGCGATCATCGCCCTGAGTGCGCTGTTCGTGATCGTGGAGTTCTCGCTGCTCGGTGCCCGCCGCCACCGGCTGGAGGAGTCCGCCGCCACCAGCCGCTCGGCCCGGGCCGCGCTGCGTTCGGTGAACGAGCTGACGATGATGCTCGCCGGCGCCCAGCTGGGCATCACCGCCTGCACCTTCGCCCTCGGTGCCATCAGCAAGCCGGCGGTCCACTACTGGTTGTTGCCGCTGTTCGAGGCCTCGGGCATGCCGCTGTGGACGGCCGACGCCATCGCCTTCGTGCTCTCGCTGCTGGTGGTGACCTTCCTGCACCTCGTGGTCGGGGAGATGGCTCCGAAGTCGTGGGCGATCGCGCACCCCGAGCGCTCCGCCTCGATCATCGCGATCCCGGCGCGGGCTTTCATCTGGGTCTTCCGCCCGCTGCTGGTGTGGATCAACGGCATCGCGAACAAGCTGGTGGCCGCCACCGGCGTCGAACCGGTGGAGCAGGCGGCCGTCGGCGGGCAGGACGCCGCCACCATCCGCCACCTGGTCGAGCACTCGGCCGCGGTGGGCTCGCTCGAGCCCTCCTTCCGCAGTCAGATCGCCCGGGCGATCGACCTGGAGTCACTCGAGGTCATCGCGCTGATCAAGCCCGGCGCGATCCCGACGGCCGTGCCGCCCGAGGCGACCGTGGGTGATGTCCGGGAGGCCTCGGTACGTACCGGGCACCTGCGGATCCTGGTCTACACCGAGCACGCGGGTACCCCGCGCGTGGTGCACGTGCGGGACACCCTGATGGAGTCCCAGGACCGCCCCGCAGCCGAGCTGGCGCGTGAGCCCCTGACGCTGGCCACCACCACCCCGGTGCACGAGGCGCTCGCGCGGATGCGCAGCACCAGCGAGCAGTTGGCCGTGGTGATGGACGGCGACCGGTTCGCCGGCGTGGTCACGATCACCGACATCCTGCGCCGGGTGCTGCCCGGCGGCGCCGAGCCGACCTCGACGCCGGCCCCGGCTCCGGCGTGA
- a CDS encoding NAD(P)-dependent alcohol dehydrogenase, protein MSATMRASLLVAPEDLQIRDVPRPEPRPGDVLVRIEQVGLCGSDVHFFHHGRVGDLVVAEPLILGHEAAGVITAVGQGVAPERVGERVAIEPQRHCRECSYCLDGRYNLCEQMEFASAPPVHGAFAEYMALPSMFAHPIPEAMTFEQGALAEPLSVGLAAVRKVPATENRVLIAGGGPIGVLTAAAARAHGAREVVLTDPIGGRRELALALGASCAVAPEELADHVGRGFEVFIDTSGAPPAIEAGLRALRPGGDAVLLGMGHDRIDLDLFRVQSHELHLHGLFRYTRTWPTAIDLIARGVVDVDPLISDRTGLAGLTEAMRRNGDPEVMKILVNPQR, encoded by the coding sequence ATGAGCGCGACGATGCGAGCCAGCCTGCTCGTGGCCCCCGAAGACCTGCAGATCCGTGACGTCCCCCGCCCCGAGCCCCGGCCGGGGGATGTGCTCGTACGGATCGAGCAGGTGGGACTGTGCGGTTCCGATGTGCACTTCTTCCACCACGGGCGGGTCGGCGATCTCGTGGTGGCCGAGCCCCTGATCCTCGGCCACGAGGCCGCCGGGGTGATCACCGCCGTCGGGCAGGGTGTGGCGCCCGAACGGGTGGGGGAGCGGGTGGCGATCGAACCGCAACGCCACTGCCGGGAGTGCTCCTACTGCCTGGACGGTCGCTACAACCTGTGCGAGCAGATGGAGTTCGCCTCCGCCCCGCCCGTGCACGGCGCATTCGCCGAGTACATGGCGCTGCCGTCGATGTTCGCCCACCCGATCCCGGAGGCGATGACCTTCGAGCAGGGCGCGCTGGCCGAGCCGCTGTCGGTGGGCCTGGCCGCGGTACGGAAGGTGCCCGCCACCGAGAACCGGGTCCTGATCGCCGGAGGCGGCCCGATCGGGGTCCTGACGGCGGCCGCAGCCCGCGCGCACGGCGCGCGCGAGGTGGTGCTCACCGATCCGATCGGTGGCCGGCGGGAGCTGGCGCTCGCGCTCGGGGCGAGCTGCGCCGTCGCCCCGGAGGAGCTGGCCGACCACGTGGGGCGAGGCTTCGAGGTGTTCATCGACACCTCCGGTGCCCCGCCGGCGATCGAGGCGGGCCTGCGCGCCCTGCGGCCGGGAGGAGACGCCGTCCTGCTCGGCATGGGTCACGACCGGATCGACCTGGACCTGTTCCGGGTGCAGTCCCATGAGCTGCACCTGCACGGGCTCTTCCGCTACACCCGCACGTGGCCCACCGCGATCGACCTGATCGCGCGCGGGGTGGTGGACGTGGACCCGCTGATCTCCGACCGGACCGGACTGGCCGGGCTGACCGAGGCGATGCGCCGCAACGGGGACCCGGAGGTCATGAAGATCCTGGTGAACCCGCAGCGCTAG
- a CDS encoding cation:proton antiporter family protein — translation MPDLVLTLVAAIALGVAAHLVRVPPLVGFLAAGFLLGGLQVAPFSGLPELADLGVTLLLFTIGLKFDIRSILRPEAYGAGLIHMVVSVLIGAGTLGLLGVVGAAQVGDWQTLALIGFALSFSSTVLCVKVLEERSDDGSFYGQTAIAILVIQDLAAVIFITATGDEPPSPWALALVLLIPAAWALRRVLEYVGRGELLILYGIVLALGPGYYLFEAVGIKGDLGALVIGLLIAGHPRALDLSKALFSVKELFLVGFFLTIGMGARPGWSDLLVAVVLVVVLVPITIAGFAVLTRAFGLRNRTSMRIGLVLGNFSEFSIIVTAVGVTSGILTERWLTIVAIAVAVSMVVSSVLNGRGAHLASAIAARMPAQDLSRLRPADRPIDTDGYHAVVLGMGRVGRSTYARLQENADLRVLGVDNDHGVVSRLRDQGYDIVEGDATDLEFWQRICAGGFVETVVLAMPIHDSNTFALEQVRAAGFTGRLAAVAQYPEQVEHLREEGVEAVFNVYAGAGVALADQVVPPREH, via the coding sequence ATGCCGGACCTCGTGCTGACGCTGGTGGCAGCGATCGCCCTCGGTGTGGCCGCGCACCTGGTGCGGGTGCCGCCGCTGGTGGGCTTCCTCGCGGCGGGTTTCCTGCTCGGGGGCCTGCAGGTGGCACCGTTCTCCGGCCTGCCGGAGCTGGCCGACCTCGGTGTCACGCTGCTGCTGTTCACCATCGGGCTCAAGTTCGACATCCGCAGCATCCTGCGGCCGGAGGCCTACGGTGCCGGCCTGATCCACATGGTCGTCAGCGTGCTGATCGGAGCGGGCACGCTCGGTCTGCTGGGCGTCGTCGGGGCCGCGCAGGTGGGGGACTGGCAGACGCTGGCGCTGATCGGTTTCGCCCTGTCCTTCTCCTCCACGGTGCTGTGCGTGAAGGTCCTCGAGGAACGCTCCGACGACGGGTCCTTCTACGGCCAGACCGCGATCGCCATCCTGGTGATCCAGGACCTCGCCGCCGTCATCTTCATCACGGCCACCGGCGACGAGCCGCCGAGCCCGTGGGCGTTGGCGCTGGTGCTGCTGATCCCGGCCGCCTGGGCCCTGCGCCGGGTCCTGGAGTACGTCGGCCGCGGTGAGCTGCTCATCCTCTACGGCATCGTGCTCGCACTCGGGCCGGGCTATTACCTGTTCGAGGCCGTCGGCATCAAGGGCGACCTCGGGGCGCTGGTGATCGGTCTGCTCATCGCCGGACACCCCCGTGCCCTGGACCTGTCCAAGGCGCTGTTCAGCGTCAAGGAACTCTTCCTCGTCGGCTTCTTCCTCACCATCGGGATGGGGGCGCGGCCCGGGTGGTCGGATCTGCTGGTCGCCGTCGTGCTCGTGGTCGTGCTGGTGCCGATCACCATCGCGGGCTTCGCGGTGCTCACCCGCGCGTTCGGGCTGCGCAACCGGACCTCGATGCGGATCGGGCTGGTGCTGGGCAACTTCTCCGAGTTCTCCATCATCGTCACGGCCGTGGGGGTGACCAGCGGGATCCTCACCGAGCGCTGGCTGACGATCGTGGCGATCGCGGTGGCCGTGAGTATGGTCGTCTCCTCGGTGCTGAACGGCCGCGGAGCCCATCTTGCGAGCGCGATCGCGGCCCGGATGCCCGCGCAGGATCTCTCCCGGCTCCGGCCGGCCGACCGGCCCATCGACACCGACGGCTACCACGCGGTGGTGCTGGGCATGGGACGGGTCGGACGCTCCACCTACGCTCGCCTGCAGGAGAACGCCGACCTGCGGGTCCTCGGCGTGGACAACGATCACGGCGTCGTCTCCCGGCTGCGCGACCAGGGCTACGACATCGTCGAAGGCGATGCCACCGATCTGGAGTTCTGGCAGCGCATCTGCGCGGGAGGCTTCGTCGAGACCGTGGTGCTGGCCATGCCGATCCACGACTCGAACACCTTCGCCCTGGAGCAGGTCCGTGCGGCGGGCTTCACCGGCCGGCTCGCGGCCGTGGCCCAGTATCCGGAGCAGGTCGAGCACCTGCGCGAGGAGGGCGTCGAAGCCGTCTTCAACGTCTACGCCGGCGCGGGTGTGGCGCTCGCCGACCAGGTGGTCCCTCCCCGCGAGCACTGA
- a CDS encoding M15 family metallopeptidase, whose protein sequence is MTTAHTSLSTARRHPGALAALVAAALLACTCACSAADLALPESPATEEIGTDGGDLPADATVFDDHLPGIANLDPALRGALERATVKARSDGVVITITSGWRSADFQDQLLEEAIAEYGSRQEALRWVATAETSAHVLGEGIDIGPYDAIDWLVRFGAAFGLCQTYANESWHYELRPAAAQEGCPPPFEDPTDDPRMGG, encoded by the coding sequence ATGACCACCGCTCATACGTCGCTCAGCACCGCACGCCGGCACCCGGGTGCGCTTGCCGCCCTCGTGGCCGCCGCCCTGCTCGCCTGCACCTGCGCCTGCTCGGCTGCCGACCTGGCGCTACCGGAGAGTCCGGCCACCGAGGAGATCGGCACGGACGGCGGCGACCTCCCGGCGGATGCGACCGTCTTCGACGACCATCTGCCGGGTATCGCGAACCTCGATCCGGCGCTGCGTGGCGCGCTCGAGCGCGCCACCGTCAAGGCCCGCTCGGACGGCGTGGTCATCACCATCACCAGTGGCTGGCGCTCCGCCGACTTCCAGGACCAGCTCCTGGAAGAGGCCATCGCCGAGTACGGCTCGAGACAGGAGGCACTGCGATGGGTGGCGACGGCGGAGACCTCCGCCCATGTCCTCGGGGAGGGCATCGACATCGGGCCCTATGACGCGATCGACTGGCTGGTGCGGTTCGGCGCCGCCTTCGGGCTGTGCCAGACCTACGCCAACGAGTCGTGGCACTACGAGTTGCGCCCGGCTGCCGCACAGGAGGGGTGTCCGCCACCGTTCGAGGACCCGACCGACGATCCGCGCATGGGAGGGTGA
- a CDS encoding response regulator transcription factor, which yields MRVLIVEDEPLMAEAIRDGLRGEAIAADVAPDGVTALGLLGTHQYDIAVLDRDVPGPSGDEIARHIVDSCSGTPILMLTAADRLDDKASGFALGADDYLTKPFQLRELVLRLRALDRRRAHHRPPVREIGGLRVDPFRREVHRDGRFIALTRKQFAVLEVLVAAEGGVVSAEELLEKAWDENADPFTNAVRITVSALRKRLGEPWLIVTVPGVGYRVSG from the coding sequence ATGCGCGTACTGATCGTCGAGGATGAGCCCCTCATGGCCGAGGCCATCCGGGACGGTCTGCGAGGGGAGGCCATCGCTGCCGACGTGGCGCCCGATGGCGTGACGGCGCTGGGGCTGCTCGGCACCCACCAGTACGACATCGCGGTCCTCGATCGTGACGTGCCGGGGCCCTCCGGCGACGAGATCGCCCGCCACATCGTCGACTCCTGCAGCGGCACGCCGATCCTCATGCTCACCGCCGCCGACCGCCTCGACGACAAGGCCTCGGGCTTCGCGCTCGGTGCCGACGACTACCTGACGAAGCCGTTCCAGCTGCGCGAGCTGGTCCTGCGGCTGCGCGCCCTGGACAGGCGCCGCGCGCACCATCGCCCGCCGGTGCGGGAGATCGGCGGACTCCGAGTGGACCCGTTCCGGCGCGAGGTCCATCGCGATGGCCGGTTCATCGCCCTGACCCGCAAGCAGTTCGCCGTGCTGGAGGTGCTGGTCGCCGCCGAAGGTGGCGTCGTCAGCGCCGAGGAGCTGCTGGAGAAGGCCTGGGACGAGAACGCCGATCCGTTCACCAACGCGGTGCGGATCACCGTCTCGGCGCTGCGCAAACGCCTCGGGGAGCCCTGGCTGATCGTGACGGTGCCGGGCGTGGGCTACCGGGTGTCGGGATGA
- a CDS encoding sensor histidine kinase, whose protein sequence is MSARWRLTLSYAGFLTLAGVLLLAVVWVFLLRYVPDGRIDTRGGFVPNRSDLLQAFAPAAVAALCFLLGLGLIGGWVLAGRMLAPLQRLTRATRIAAGGTLSHRIRLEGRRDEFGELADAFDAMLAQLEEHVAAQQRFAANASHELRTPLAITQAVLDVARRDPTRDRAADLDRLDRLNSRAIALTEALLLLSRIGKAPLHTRAVDLSLFAEEATETVLPLAEQGRVGIEVDGTSAVAHGEPTLLLQAVTNLVHNAVVHNHADGGVTVSTGRRGRTAWLVVENSGPVLDPGLVATLTEPFQRGSERRRTGAHDGAGLGLAIVSRIVEVHHGRLTLTAREAGGLHVRVDLPLEAGAGAGG, encoded by the coding sequence ATGAGCGCGCGCTGGCGGCTGACGCTCAGCTACGCCGGCTTCCTGACGCTGGCGGGCGTGCTCCTGCTCGCCGTCGTCTGGGTGTTCCTGTTGCGGTACGTACCCGACGGCCGGATAGACACCCGCGGCGGTTTCGTCCCCAACCGCTCGGACCTGCTGCAGGCGTTCGCCCCGGCGGCGGTGGCGGCGTTGTGCTTCCTGCTCGGGCTCGGCCTGATCGGCGGGTGGGTGCTGGCCGGCCGGATGCTGGCACCGTTGCAGCGCCTCACCCGGGCCACGCGCATCGCCGCCGGGGGGACGCTCTCGCACCGGATCCGGCTCGAGGGCAGGCGCGACGAGTTCGGGGAGCTCGCGGACGCCTTCGACGCCATGCTCGCCCAGCTCGAGGAGCACGTCGCCGCGCAGCAGCGGTTCGCCGCCAACGCCTCGCACGAGTTGCGCACCCCGCTGGCGATCACCCAGGCGGTCCTCGACGTGGCCCGGCGCGATCCCACGCGCGATCGCGCGGCGGACCTGGATCGCCTCGACCGGCTCAACTCCCGGGCGATCGCCCTCACCGAGGCGCTGTTGCTGCTCAGTCGCATCGGGAAGGCGCCCCTGCACACCCGCGCGGTGGACCTGTCGCTGTTCGCAGAGGAGGCCACCGAGACGGTGCTGCCGCTTGCCGAGCAGGGCCGGGTGGGGATCGAGGTCGACGGCACCAGCGCCGTGGCTCACGGTGAGCCCACGCTGCTGCTGCAGGCGGTGACCAACCTGGTGCACAACGCCGTCGTGCACAACCACGCCGACGGCGGGGTCACGGTGAGCACGGGCCGGCGCGGCCGGACCGCCTGGCTCGTGGTGGAGAACAGCGGTCCGGTTCTCGACCCGGGCCTCGTCGCCACGCTCACCGAGCCCTTTCAACGCGGCAGTGAGCGCCGGCGAACAGGAGCGCACGACGGCGCTGGGCTGGGCCTGGCGATCGTCTCCCGGATCGTGGAGGTGCACCACGGGCGCCTGACCTTGACCGCGCGCGAGGCGGGCGGACTGCATGTCCGCGTCGATCTGCCGCTGGAGGCGGGAGCGGGAGCGGGAGGCTGA
- a CDS encoding GyrI-like domain-containing protein, translating to MTAFAVEQRAARPWVGVSMTAELAHWDRVNAQVPAIYGALAEAGHAPLGGPIYQYRRLRTASDPMDLTVAVPVAGTVEIEGFTAGALPAGTYLVARPSGGPDALARTHRQMWDWAQVQGLDLAVDERSDGIHWQARTEQFLTDPETAPDRSTWEIEVAYLVR from the coding sequence ATGACCGCTTTCGCCGTGGAGCAGCGCGCCGCCCGCCCCTGGGTGGGGGTGTCGATGACAGCCGAGCTGGCGCACTGGGATCGGGTCAACGCCCAGGTGCCGGCGATCTACGGCGCCCTGGCCGAGGCGGGCCACGCGCCGCTCGGCGGGCCGATCTACCAGTACCGGCGGCTGCGGACCGCATCCGACCCGATGGACCTGACCGTGGCCGTGCCGGTGGCCGGGACGGTCGAGATCGAAGGGTTCACCGCGGGCGCGCTCCCGGCCGGGACCTACCTGGTGGCGCGCCCGTCCGGCGGCCCGGATGCGCTGGCCCGCACCCACCGGCAGATGTGGGACTGGGCGCAGGTGCAGGGCCTGGACCTCGCCGTCGATGAGCGCTCCGACGGCATCCACTGGCAGGCGCGCACCGAGCAGTTCCTCACCGACCCCGAGACCGCACCCGATCGCAGCACCTGGGAGATCGAGGTCGCATACTTGGTGAGGTGA
- a CDS encoding MerR family transcriptional regulator, producing MTEARLSIGEFSRLTWLSPKALRLYERRGLLQPDAVDEYTGYRYYVRSQAGRARTITLLRRAGMPLERIGAVLEATDEQRQDILAAYRLEAVQAHDRALALLDGLAHSLDAERDGAGQVSCATVSTRRVPEQPFVSTTVRTTAADLPTHIERCAAALSQRAGSAVATHRPLVVVYHGEVSWESDGPIEVRIPVGTTQDADEVEPAGSEVFVEVPYAEVQFPTILRSFDAVRAAAGRVPRRPEGSPREIYLDGDPFRCQVAQRYVVR from the coding sequence GTGACCGAGGCGCGGCTGTCGATCGGGGAGTTCAGTCGCCTGACGTGGCTCTCCCCGAAGGCGCTGCGGTTGTACGAGCGACGCGGGCTGCTGCAGCCCGACGCGGTCGATGAGTACACGGGTTACCGCTACTACGTCCGGTCCCAGGCCGGGCGTGCGCGCACGATCACGCTGCTGCGCCGTGCAGGAATGCCGTTGGAACGGATCGGCGCCGTGCTGGAAGCCACGGACGAGCAGCGCCAGGACATCCTCGCTGCCTACCGTCTCGAGGCGGTGCAGGCCCACGATCGTGCCCTCGCTCTGCTCGACGGCCTCGCGCATTCCCTGGACGCCGAGCGCGACGGTGCCGGTCAGGTCTCCTGCGCCACCGTGTCGACCCGTCGGGTCCCGGAGCAGCCCTTCGTCTCGACGACGGTACGCACCACGGCGGCCGATCTGCCCACGCACATCGAGCGCTGTGCCGCGGCGCTCTCGCAGCGGGCTGGGTCGGCCGTGGCCACCCACCGGCCGCTCGTGGTCGTCTATCACGGGGAGGTCAGCTGGGAGTCCGACGGTCCGATCGAGGTGCGCATCCCGGTGGGGACGACCCAGGACGCGGACGAGGTGGAGCCGGCCGGATCGGAGGTGTTCGTCGAGGTGCCCTACGCCGAGGTGCAGTTCCCCACGATCCTTCGCTCCTTCGACGCGGTGCGGGCTGCGGCAGGCCGTGTGCCGCGTCGCCCGGAGGGCTCGCCCCGGGAGATCTACCTCGACGGCGACCCCTTCCGTTGCCAGGTGGCGCAGCGATACGTCGTCCGATAG
- a CDS encoding response regulator → MVTVLLVDDDPLVRSGLRLMLGADPSIEVVGEVGDGADVAGAVARLQPQVVLMDIRMPSLDGVAATAALSSMGEAAPSVLMLTTFGADATVVSALRAGACGYLLKDTPPAEILEAVRRVAAGEPAFSPAVTRSLITLATRGTDGRTPPEPTERQAALARLETLTAREREVGAAVARGLSNAEIGQELYLSPSSVKVHLSAALAKLALSNRVQLAILVHTACSGEVGSEQPVEGGI, encoded by the coding sequence ATGGTCACCGTGCTCCTCGTCGACGACGACCCGCTGGTGCGCTCCGGTCTGCGCCTGATGCTCGGCGCCGACCCCTCGATCGAGGTCGTCGGCGAGGTGGGTGACGGCGCGGACGTGGCCGGCGCCGTGGCACGCCTGCAACCCCAGGTGGTCCTGATGGACATCCGGATGCCGAGCCTGGACGGGGTGGCCGCGACGGCAGCCCTGTCGAGCATGGGCGAGGCGGCGCCGTCGGTGTTGATGCTGACGACCTTCGGAGCGGACGCCACGGTGGTCTCGGCCCTGCGCGCCGGTGCGTGCGGGTACCTGCTCAAGGACACTCCGCCGGCCGAGATCCTCGAGGCCGTGCGCCGCGTGGCAGCCGGCGAACCGGCCTTCTCCCCGGCGGTCACCCGGTCGTTGATCACCTTGGCCACCCGCGGCACGGACGGCCGGACCCCTCCCGAGCCGACGGAGCGTCAGGCCGCCCTCGCCCGTCTCGAGACCCTGACCGCTCGTGAGCGCGAGGTGGGGGCCGCGGTTGCCCGGGGACTCTCGAACGCAGAGATCGGGCAGGAGCTCTACCTGTCACCTTCGAGCGTGAAGGTGCACCTCTCGGCTGCCCTCGCCAAGCTCGCGCTCTCGAACCGCGTTCAGCTGGCGATCCTGGTCCACACCGCATGCTCAGGAGAAGTAGGGAGCGAGCAACCCGTCGAAGGCGGGATCTGA
- a CDS encoding sensor histidine kinase has protein sequence MSSSDRDGTGDPARGIDTWLLPGELARTVRRRSRRTGVPRSAPGEGAGPRTARDWGVDALVFAVCLAGWAAEAFGLSSTAPVPVWLWRVDLVSGALMCLALWWRREFPLVVGVMAAVIGTVSNSGGLALIVAFFSLALHRGWRWGYGVAILAQLLAVPHLLMFVPAEIGNPVAWTVIVTLWVLLAATAGLMVRARRQLVRVLVARVEEARQEQERTVAAARTAERERIAREMHDVLAHRLSLLAVHAGALELRLGQASGAQVPVEALAESVAVVRRSAHQSLDELREVLQLMRGPAGGPGTDEGGTAPPAPTLSALAALVAEARGSGQQVELETTGISGVPVPESVQRTAYRIVQEGLTNARKHAPGSRVRVRLDAHARGVAPCLTVRVGNRVLPGVSAAELASTGSGLLGLAERVQVHAGTFERTVREGEHVLEAQIPLRGEPAS, from the coding sequence ATGAGCAGCAGCGACCGCGACGGCACCGGCGACCCCGCGCGCGGTATCGACACCTGGTTGCTGCCGGGCGAGCTCGCCCGGACGGTGCGGCGACGGTCACGCCGCACCGGGGTCCCCCGTTCCGCGCCGGGGGAGGGGGCCGGCCCTCGCACGGCCCGTGACTGGGGCGTCGATGCGCTGGTCTTCGCGGTGTGCCTGGCCGGCTGGGCGGCGGAGGCGTTCGGCCTCTCGTCCACGGCCCCGGTGCCGGTGTGGCTGTGGCGGGTCGACCTGGTCAGTGGCGCGCTCATGTGCCTGGCGCTGTGGTGGCGGCGGGAGTTCCCGCTCGTCGTGGGGGTCATGGCGGCGGTCATCGGCACCGTCTCCAACAGCGGCGGCCTCGCTCTCATCGTGGCGTTCTTCTCGCTGGCACTGCACCGGGGGTGGCGGTGGGGCTACGGCGTGGCGATCCTGGCCCAGCTGCTGGCCGTCCCGCACTTGCTGATGTTCGTGCCGGCCGAGATCGGCAACCCGGTCGCATGGACGGTGATCGTGACCCTGTGGGTGCTGCTCGCCGCTACGGCCGGCCTGATGGTGCGGGCACGCCGGCAGCTGGTGCGGGTGCTGGTGGCGCGGGTGGAGGAGGCCAGGCAGGAGCAGGAGCGCACCGTGGCGGCGGCGCGCACCGCCGAGCGTGAACGGATCGCGCGCGAGATGCATGATGTGCTCGCGCACCGGCTCTCCCTGCTGGCCGTGCACGCCGGGGCGCTGGAGCTGCGCCTCGGGCAGGCGTCCGGTGCGCAGGTGCCGGTGGAGGCGCTGGCCGAGTCGGTGGCCGTCGTGCGCCGTAGCGCCCACCAGTCCCTGGACGAGCTGCGAGAGGTCCTGCAGCTGATGCGGGGGCCGGCCGGCGGCCCGGGAACCGACGAGGGCGGTACCGCACCGCCGGCCCCGACCCTGAGCGCGCTGGCGGCGCTGGTGGCCGAGGCGCGCGGGAGTGGCCAGCAGGTCGAACTCGAGACCACCGGGATCTCCGGCGTCCCGGTACCGGAATCGGTGCAGCGCACGGCGTACCGGATCGTGCAGGAAGGTCTGACCAATGCGCGCAAGCACGCTCCGGGTAGCCGGGTGAGGGTCCGTCTCGACGCCCACGCCCGGGGTGTGGCGCCCTGCCTGACCGTGCGGGTCGGCAACCGGGTGCTGCCCGGGGTCAGCGCCGCCGAGCTGGCGAGCACAGGCTCGGGCCTGCTCGGACTCGCCGAGCGGGTGCAGGTGCACGCGGGGACCTTCGAACGCACCGTGCGCGAGGGCGAACACGTGCTGGAGGCGCAGATCCCGCTGCGCGGCGAACCGGCGTCATAG
- a CDS encoding ABC transporter ATP-binding protein translates to MTEPALALDSLTKDFSGNLAADRVCLDIPRGSLTGLVGPNGAGKTTSLSMAVGLLRPDTGTARVAGIDVWRDPTRAKALLGVLPDGLALPERLTASELLRYWGLLRGMEPAVVTARTAELLRILELDEADAAGVLVMEYSTGMRKKVGLATALLHSPRVLVLDEPFEAVDPVSARVLRAIMRRFVAAGGSIVISSHVMALVEEMCDRVAIIARGQVLADGTLTEVRGSGSLEDRFVALVGERTITEEELSWLGQ, encoded by the coding sequence ATGACTGAACCAGCACTCGCCCTGGACTCCCTGACGAAGGACTTCTCGGGCAACCTCGCCGCCGACCGGGTCTGCTTGGACATTCCTCGAGGCTCGCTGACCGGCCTCGTCGGCCCGAACGGCGCCGGGAAGACCACCTCGCTGTCGATGGCCGTCGGGCTGTTGCGCCCCGATACCGGCACGGCCCGTGTGGCCGGCATCGACGTGTGGCGGGACCCGACCCGGGCCAAGGCCCTGCTCGGTGTCCTCCCCGACGGTCTCGCCCTGCCGGAACGACTGACCGCGAGCGAGCTGCTGCGCTATTGGGGCCTGCTGCGCGGGATGGAGCCCGCCGTCGTGACCGCCCGGACCGCTGAGCTGCTGCGCATCCTCGAGCTCGACGAGGCCGACGCCGCCGGGGTGCTGGTGATGGAGTACTCCACCGGCATGCGCAAGAAGGTCGGGCTGGCGACGGCACTGCTGCACTCCCCGCGGGTGCTCGTGCTGGATGAGCCCTTCGAAGCGGTCGATCCCGTCAGCGCCCGGGTGCTGCGGGCCATCATGCGCCGGTTCGTCGCCGCCGGTGGATCCATCGTCATCTCCAGCCACGTGATGGCACTGGTGGAGGAGATGTGCGACCGGGTCGCGATCATCGCTCGGGGCCAGGTGCTCGCCGACGGCACCCTGACCGAGGTCCGCGGCTCCGGGAGCCTGGAGGACCGTTTCGTCGCCCTGGTCGGCGAGCGCACCATCACCGAGGAGGAGCTGTCATGGCTGGGACAGTGA